The Papaver somniferum cultivar HN1 chromosome 6, ASM357369v1, whole genome shotgun sequence genome segment TCCTTCTTATATTCAAGATTTCAGTATAAAAGTCTGCTAATGTATTTCTCTTGTACCACAGGTCTTATCCACTACCTCGACTTGCACGATAGAGGAGGTTGCTTCAAGCTGCAATGGTATTCGGTTCTTCCAGTTATACGTAAGCTACTATCCACAAAATTTGATTAGTATGTCATTTTATCGCTTTTTGAAAAGGTATACAAAAGAAGGGATGTTTCAGCTATACTAGTGCAGAGAGCTGAAAGAAGTGGATACAAGGCTATTGTATTAACGGTAGAAACTCCAAAACTTGGTCGAAGATGGGCAGACATAAAGAATAAGTGAGAtcccttttattttatttgctgAGTATGAGGAAATCTTTACTCCGATTGAACATACAAGTGATGTTTATGCAGGATGGTTGCACCAGAATTGAAGAACTTCGATGGTCTTTTGTCAACTGAAGTGGTTGATGTGCGTATATCATTTCATTGGAAACCAAGGTTATCGTTAATCATTCCAATGCAATTCAATTCTTATAATCTTTTTTGCAGGAGAACGGATCAAAACTTGAAGCTCTATCCTCTCAAGTGCTTGATTCTTCTTTAAATTGGAATGTATGGAACGATATCTTGGTTCTCCTTTCTAGCATTGTAATTATACTCCAATTAAACTCCCAGTAGAACTTTTCATTAGCCTCTTAAACTTTGTATGATTACTTTGTATATAGGACATAGGATGGTTGAAATCTATAACAAACTTGCCAATTATTCTCAAGGGGGTGCTCACCTCTGAAGACGGTAAGTTCCATAACTTGGTTTCGGTTCAATGCATGTCCATAACTGAGCAGTTCATACTTCATGCCCTTCCTTGTAGAGCATGGTTTTCGTTGTTGCTCTTAGTCTCATTCAGTTTAACAGGGTTGTTTGCAAACGGGTGTTTTCTTTGCAGCTATAAAAGCTGTAGAAGCAGGGGTAGCTGGGATTATTGTATCAAACAATGGAGCTCGTCAACTTGATTTTGTTCCAGCCACAATTTCTGTTCTTGAAGAGGTGATTTCTTGCTTAACATTTTTGACAAAGTCATAGTTTCTTAATAAAAGAACCATCAATTATTTCCCAGCAGCTTTAGTTTTTCTGTTGTGATTGGTGAGGATTACTAAGCCACCGAAAggaaattgtgcctaaaatattTCCTAGCATACGAAAcaacaactattttctttgttctGCAAACTGTTCTCATATTATTCCTTGTAATGTGAAGAATGTGCTGTTCAAAATGTATAATTGTAAAATTATAGAATGTTCTTCTGATGATGAATAGTTGCAGGTTGTGCAAGCTGTTGGAGGAAGGATTCCCATTCTGTTTGATGGGGGAATTCGACGTGGAACTGATGTTTTCAAAGCTTTAGCCCTTGGAGCTCAAGCGGTTCTCGTAAGTCAATCATCAGCTCACAATCCTGCAATGGTTTCCTAGGAGCACTAGTTCGTTTTCATACGCAATGCTATCGAACACACCTCCTGCTTATTAAAAAGAAGTGGCACTGAGAGTGGGAGTTATAGGGAGCTTATATTTGCAATCAGCTTGAATTTATGTCTATTGCAGGTTGGCAGGCCAGTGATATATGGGTTAGCAGCAAAGGGACAAAACGGGGTAACACGTGTCATCGAGATGCTGCAAGATGAACTTGAACTAACCAT includes the following:
- the LOC113286808 gene encoding peroxisomal (S)-2-hydroxy-acid oxidase GLO4-like isoform X1, whose amino-acid sequence is MVVGAVNVCEFQELAKKVLPKMHYDFFTGGAEDEHTLRENVEAFCRITLRPRVLIDVSRINLSTNILGYDMSSPIMVAAIAFQNLAHSEGEVATTKAAAAANTIMVLSTTSTCTIEEVASSCNGIRFFQLYVYKRRDVSAILVQRAERSGYKAIVLTVETPKLGRRWADIKNKMVAPELKNFDGLLSTEVVDENGSKLEALSSQVLDSSLNWNDIGWLKSITNLPIILKGVLTSEDAIKAVEAGVAGIIVSNNGARQLDFVPATISVLEEVVQAVGGRIPILFDGGIRRGTDVFKALALGAQAVLVGRPVIYGLAAKGQNGVTRVIEMLQDELELTMTLCGCRSVKDITRNHVRTERDRLRSLL
- the LOC113286808 gene encoding peroxisomal (S)-2-hydroxy-acid oxidase GLO4-like isoform X2, which gives rise to MVVGAVNVCEFQELAKKVLPKMHYDFFTGGAEDEHTLRENVEAFCRITLRPRVLIDVSRINLSTNILGYDMSSPIMVAAIAFQNLAHSEGEVATTKAAAAANTIMVLSTTSTCTIEEVASSCNGIRFFQLYRAERSGYKAIVLTVETPKLGRRWADIKNKMVAPELKNFDGLLSTEVVDENGSKLEALSSQVLDSSLNWNDIGWLKSITNLPIILKGVLTSEDAIKAVEAGVAGIIVSNNGARQLDFVPATISVLEEVVQAVGGRIPILFDGGIRRGTDVFKALALGAQAVLVGRPVIYGLAAKGQNGVTRVIEMLQDELELTMTLCGCRSVKDITRNHVRTERDRLRSLL
- the LOC113286808 gene encoding peroxisomal (S)-2-hydroxy-acid oxidase GLO4-like isoform X4, which encodes MWKHFAESREVATTKAAAAANTIMVLSTTSTCTIEEVASSCNGIRFFQLYVYKRRDVSAILVQRAERSGYKAIVLTVETPKLGRRWADIKNKMVAPELKNFDGLLSTEVVDENGSKLEALSSQVLDSSLNWNDIGWLKSITNLPIILKGVLTSEDAIKAVEAGVAGIIVSNNGARQLDFVPATISVLEEVVQAVGGRIPILFDGGIRRGTDVFKALALGAQAVLVGRPVIYGLAAKGQNGVTRVIEMLQDELELTMTLCGCRSVKDITRNHVRTERDRLRSLL
- the LOC113286808 gene encoding peroxisomal (S)-2-hydroxy-acid oxidase GLO4-like isoform X3, whose translation is MVVGAVNVCEFQELAKKVLPKMHYDFFTGGAEDEHTLRENVEAFCRITLRPRVLIDVSRINLSTNILGYDMSSPIMVAAIAFQNLAHSEGEVATTKAAAAANTIMVLSTTSTCTIEEVASSCNGIRFFQLYVYKRRDVSAILVQRAERSGYKAIVLTVETPKLGRRWADIKNKMVAPELKNFDGLLSTEVVDDIGWLKSITNLPIILKGVLTSEDAIKAVEAGVAGIIVSNNGARQLDFVPATISVLEEVVQAVGGRIPILFDGGIRRGTDVFKALALGAQAVLVGRPVIYGLAAKGQNGVTRVIEMLQDELELTMTLCGCRSVKDITRNHVRTERDRLRSLL